In Ruminiclostridium josui JCM 17888, the genomic window CAGCCAGCCCACATATAAGAATTTTGCATATTATATTTATGCAAGTAATCAGTCCATATTGAGAAAAAGTAATCAGATATTATCTCTAGAAGAGCCTGCTGTAGGTTCAGGTATTGGACAATCCGGAGCAGTTAGGCAACCATTAAAAATGGTAAAGGATAATAACGTATACTATCTGAAAAACACCGTTGAAAATCTAACAACTTCCCATGGATTATATGGAATATATAGTGAAAATGATAATTGCTTTGACACAGACACAGGATCAAATTATCAACAAGATGCCGTAGATGCTCATTATTATATGACAAATATTATAAACTTCTTTAAAGGCTCACCTTTTTATCGCAATGGAAACGATGATAATGGTTCTGAATACTCAATTGAAATTATAAAAGATAGCAGCAATGTTTTAAATGCCTACGGAGAGGTAAATAAAGTAAAAATCTGTGCTGGAAAAGGCTCAGCAGGTAAGTCCGTTGCTGCTGCAGTAGATGCTTTGGCACATGAATTTACTCATGGAATGCTTACATCGGAAGGTCTAGGTGATTTCGATGATGGACATTTTGAATTTAACCCGGTTTTAACAGAGCGTTTATCATTACATGAGGGAATATCTGATGTATTTGGTATAATTTGCGAATACTTTCTTCCAAGTGAAGGAACACCTGATTGGACAATAGCAGAAGATACTGGAACAATTCTCAGAGATTGTGCCAATCCAGTAATTGATAGTTACACCGAATATAAAAGACGTATTTTAGAATGTGAAGATGATCGTACTATCAAATATCCAAAACCGCATGAAGGTGGTGGTGTTATTACAAAAGCAGCAAGCCTTATGGCACTGGGCGGAACATTTAACAACACTACTGTTGAAGCAATAGGAATGGACAAAATTGCAAATATATTCTATCATGCCATTAATGATGGATATATAGTTTATGACATGAAATATATCCAATTTGCATCAGCACTTCTTCAGTCAGCAGAGACATTATATGGAGTAAACAGCACTGAAGCAAATACTGTAAGGAAAGCTTTAGGTGCTGTAGGTCTTGATTTGAGCATAAAATATGCATCAGGTACGACATTGCAAATAACTTGGCTCCCATTCGGTGACGCAAGTTCGCAATACGGACTATTTAGAAAAGAAACCGGTTCTTCAGCCGAACCCCAGTTAGTTGTAACAACCCCTAACACAACATTAACTTTTAATGCAGTATTGGGGAGTTATTACTATATTGCAAAGGTAGATGAAAATGGAGACAGAGTTTCAGATTTTAGTAACCCTATAACTCGTTTTTCCTCACATCCTTCTCCCCAAAATTTCCGTATTACAAACAGATCTGGTTTGAGCGTAGGCTTCGGATGGGATGGTACAATTGGTAAAAGATATGCCATATACAGACAAGTTGAAGGTTCAACAGATGCACCTGAAAAATGTTTGGAAACCACAAACATAACAGCAACAGTTACTACATTATATGGAAGCTATAATTATTATGTAGCTCAGATAGACGATAACGGAAACATAATATCTTCCCTGAGCAATTCTGTTCTGGTTGAGACTTTATATAGCGCTCCGCAAAACTTCCGTATATCAAACAGATCTGGTTTACAAATACAATTCAGTTGGAATGCAGCTGATAACTCCGGAGCTAAATATGCAATCTATAGAAAAGCTACAAACTCAGTAGACGATCTTGAAAAATGTTTGGAAACCACAAATACAACTACAACAGTTGAAACATTAATTGGTAGCTATGATTACTATGTTGCACAAGTAGATGACGCAGGAAACATAATATCTTTTCTTAGTGACCCCGTTACTATAATATCTTAACTTAGTATCACTGCAAAAAAAAATCAAAGGAGTAGCGTAAATCTTTCTAATTTGCGCTACTCCTTCTTTACTAGTAATTCCTAAATTAAACCTGCACTTTTTAGAAGCTTTATAATTACTGTTGCACTTTCAGCTCTTGTAACATTATTTTTAGGATTGAGCTTTCCTTTGTTTCCTACAAATAATCCGCTGTTGACACAGATAGCTGCTCCCTCTTTTGCCCAGTTCGATATATTATCGGAATCCGAGAAGTTTTTGCTTAGATAATCGGTATTTGTCAGTGTAGTGTCCATACCTGCTATTTTCATAGCCTTTGAAATCATTGTCATGGACTGTTCCCTTGTAATAAAATCATTTGGCCCAAATTTTCTGTTCGTATAGCCTGTAATAATTCCATATTTGTAAGCAGTACTGATATATGAATAATATGGATTATCCTTATCCACATCTGAGAAATTATTATCAGCTAACTCAGAATCTTTCAATCCCAAAGCCTTTACTATCATTATTGCAAATTCTGCTCTTGTTACTGCTCTATCAGGAGTAAATTTTCCATCTCCCGTTCCACTGACTATGAGCCTTGAACCTGCATCATTTACGTAATCCTTTGACCAGTGTTCTTCCACATCCATAAATGTCAGCGGATTGTATATAAGTGCATATGTGCTGTTTGTAAGACTGTTTATCTTTGCATAGTATTTGTTGTCTATTAAGCTAACTGCAGTAGGTACATGTGTGAATGAACCATCAGGATTATATACAACTCCCGTAGTTATT contains:
- a CDS encoding M4 family metallopeptidase, which produces MPTVQFKVTEQFVNSMNRTVVKTVQTYNGVPVQNSDRNYFINSDGVIEFIVGEYVYDIADKLASAVKPADVSLESLLSVIEGDLGFKPVYTEAPKSQLLLYPVDGKYDYIYKVNIKFSQPTYKNFAYYIYASNQSILRKSNQILSLEEPAVGSGIGQSGAVRQPLKMVKDNNVYYLKNTVENLTTSHGLYGIYSENDNCFDTDTGSNYQQDAVDAHYYMTNIINFFKGSPFYRNGNDDNGSEYSIEIIKDSSNVLNAYGEVNKVKICAGKGSAGKSVAAAVDALAHEFTHGMLTSEGLGDFDDGHFEFNPVLTERLSLHEGISDVFGIICEYFLPSEGTPDWTIAEDTGTILRDCANPVIDSYTEYKRRILECEDDRTIKYPKPHEGGGVITKAASLMALGGTFNNTTVEAIGMDKIANIFYHAINDGYIVYDMKYIQFASALLQSAETLYGVNSTEANTVRKALGAVGLDLSIKYASGTTLQITWLPFGDASSQYGLFRKETGSSAEPQLVVTTPNTTLTFNAVLGSYYYIAKVDENGDRVSDFSNPITRFSSHPSPQNFRITNRSGLSVGFGWDGTIGKRYAIYRQVEGSTDAPEKCLETTNITATVTTLYGSYNYYVAQIDDNGNIISSLSNSVLVETLYSAPQNFRISNRSGLQIQFSWNAADNSGAKYAIYRKATNSVDDLEKCLETTNTTTTVETLIGSYDYYVAQVDDAGNIISFLSDPVTIIS